One window from the genome of Oryctolagus cuniculus chromosome 1, mOryCun1.1, whole genome shotgun sequence encodes:
- the BRD3 gene encoding bromodomain-containing protein 3 isoform X2, with protein MSTTAVAPPGIPAAPGPVNPPPPEVSNPSKPGRKTNQLQYMQNVVVKTLWKHQFAWPFYQPVDAIKLNLPDYHKIIKNPMDMGTIRKRLENSYYWSASECMQDFNTMFTNCYIYNKKVAQMPQEEVELLPPAPKGKGRKPAAGAPSAGTHQVAAVSSVSPAAPFQNVPPTVSQTPVIAATPVPTITANVTSVPVPPAAAPPPPATPIVPVVPPTPPVVKKKGVKRKADTTTPTTSAITASRSESPPPLSEPKQAKAVGRRESGGRPIKPPRKDLEDGEVPQHAGKRGKLSEHLRHCDSILKEMLSKKHAAYAWPFYKPVDAEALELHDYHDIIKHPMDLSTVKRKMDSREYPDAQGFAADVRLMFSNCYKYNPPDHEVVAMARKLQDVFEMRFAKMPDEPAETPALPAPAAPVVSKGAESSRSSEETSSDSGSSDSEEERATRLAELQEQLKAVHEQLAALSQAPVNKPKKKKEKKEKERKRKDRDKDKHRAKAEEDKKAKAAPPAKQAPQKKAPAKKANSTAAAGRQPKKGGKQASASYDSEEEEEGLPMSYDEKRQLSLDINRLPGEKLGRVVHIIQSREPSLRDSNPDEIEIDFETLKPTTLRELERYVKSCLQRKQRKPLSGSGKKQAAKSKEELAQEKERELERRLQDVRGQLSGGKKPARKEKSGSAPPGGPSRLSSSSSSESGSSSSSGSSSDSSDSE; from the exons ATGTCCACCACGGCGGTCGCCCCCCCGGGGATCCCAGCGGCCCCGGGCCCTGTGAACCCCCCCCCGCCAGAGGTCTCCAACCCCAGCAAGCCGGGCCGCAAGACCAACCAGCTGCAGTACATGCAGAACGTGGTGGTGAAGACACTCTGGAAGCACCAGTTTGCCTGGCCCTTCTACCAGCCCGTGGACGCCATCAAGCTGAACCTGCCG GACTATCACAAGATCATCAAGAACCCGATGGACATGGGCACCATCAGGAAGAGGCTGGAGAACAGCTACTACTGGAGCGCCAGCGAGTGCATGCAGGACTTCAACACCATGTTCACCAACTGCTACATCTACAACAAG aaggtggcccagatgCCCCAGGAGGAGGTCGAGttactgccccccgcccccaaggGCAAAGGCCGGAAGCCCGCTGCGGGAGCCCCGAGCGCAG GTACGCACCAGGTGGCGGCCGTCTCCTCCGTCTCCCCAGCAGCCCCCTTCCAGAACGTACCCCCCACCGTCTCCCAGACGCCCGTCATTGCTGCCACCCCCGTCCCAACCATCACAGCGAACGTCACGTCGGTCCCCGTCCCCCCGGCTGCTGCCCCCCCTCCTCCCGCGACACCCATCGTCCCCGTGGTCCCTCCCACGCCGCCCGTCGTCAAG AAGAAGGGTGTGAAGCGGAAAGCGGACACGACCACGCCCACGACCTCGGCCATCACCGCCAGCCGGAGCGAGTCGCCCCCGCCGCTGTCCGAGCCCAAGCAGGCCAAGGCGGTGGGGCGGCGGGAGAGCGGGGGCCGCCCCATCAAGCCGCCCAGGAAGGACCTGGAGGACGGCGAGgtgccgcagcacgccggcaaGCGGGGCAAGCTGTCCGAGCACCTGCGCCACTGTGACAGCATCCTGAAGGAGATGCTGTCCAAGAAGCACGCGGCCTACGCCTGGCCCTTCTACAAGCCCGTGGACGCCGAGGCGCTGGAGCTGCACGACTACCACGACATCATCAAGCACCCCATGGACCTCAGCACCGTCAAA AGGAAGATGGACAGCCGTGAGTACCCGGACGCACAGGGCTTCGCCGCCGATGTCCGCTTGATGTTCTCCAACTGTTACAAGTACAACCCTCCGGACCACGAGGTGGTGGCCATGGCTAGGAAGCTGCAG GACGTCTTCGAGATGAGGTTCGCCAAGATGCCGGATGAGCCCGCCGAGACGCCGGCGCTGCCGGCCCCCGCGGCGCCCGTGGTGAGCAAGGGCGCCGAGAGCAGCCGCAGCAGCGAGGAGACCTCCTCGGACTCGGGCAGCTCTGACTCCGAGGAGGAGCGGGCCACCAGGCTGGCCGAGCTGCAGGAGCAG CTGAAGGCCGTGCACGAGCAGCTGGCCGCCCTGTCCCAGGCGCCCGTGAACAAaccaaagaagaagaaggagaagaaggagaaggagaggaagaggaaggacagGGACAAGGACAAACACAGGGCCAAGGCCGAGGAGGACAAGAAGGCCAAAGCGGCGCCGCCCGCCAAGCAGGCCCCACAGAAGAAGGCGCCCGCCAAGAAGGCCAACAGCACCGCGGCGGCCGGCAG ACAGCCGAAGAAAGGCGGCAAGCAGGCGTCGGCGTCCTACGactcggaggaggaggaggagggcctgCCCATGAGCTACGACGAGAAGCGGCAGCTGAGCCTGGACATCAACCGGCTGCCGGGGGAGAAGCTGGGCCGCGTGGTGCACATCATCCAGTCCCGGGAGCCCTCGCTGCGCGACTCCAACCCCGACGAGATCGAGATCGACTTCGAGACGCTGAAGCCCACCACGCTGCGGGAGCTGGAGCGCTACgtcaagtcctgcctgcagcgGAAGCAGCGGAAGCCGCTGT CGGGCAGCGGGAAGAAGCAGGCGGCCAAGTCCAAGGAGGAGCTGGcgcaggagaaggagagggagctggagcggCGGCTGCAGGACGTGCGCGGGCAGCTGAGCGGCGGCAAGAAGCCGGCCAGGAAAG AGAAGTCCGGCTCGGCGCCCCCGGGGGGCCCCTCCCggctcagcagcagcagctcctcgGAGTCGGGGAGCAGCAGTTCCAGCGGCTCGAGCTCCGACAGCAGCGACTCGGAGTGA
- the BRD3 gene encoding bromodomain-containing protein 3 isoform X1 has product MSTTAVAPPGIPAAPGPVNPPPPEVSNPSKPGRKTNQLQYMQNVVVKTLWKHQFAWPFYQPVDAIKLNLPDYHKIIKNPMDMGTIRKRLENSYYWSASECMQDFNTMFTNCYIYNKPTDDIVLMAQALEKIFLQKVAQMPQEEVELLPPAPKGKGRKPAAGAPSAGTHQVAAVSSVSPAAPFQNVPPTVSQTPVIAATPVPTITANVTSVPVPPAAAPPPPATPIVPVVPPTPPVVKKKGVKRKADTTTPTTSAITASRSESPPPLSEPKQAKAVGRRESGGRPIKPPRKDLEDGEVPQHAGKRGKLSEHLRHCDSILKEMLSKKHAAYAWPFYKPVDAEALELHDYHDIIKHPMDLSTVKRKMDSREYPDAQGFAADVRLMFSNCYKYNPPDHEVVAMARKLQDVFEMRFAKMPDEPAETPALPAPAAPVVSKGAESSRSSEETSSDSGSSDSEEERATRLAELQEQLKAVHEQLAALSQAPVNKPKKKKEKKEKERKRKDRDKDKHRAKAEEDKKAKAAPPAKQAPQKKAPAKKANSTAAAGRQPKKGGKQASASYDSEEEEEGLPMSYDEKRQLSLDINRLPGEKLGRVVHIIQSREPSLRDSNPDEIEIDFETLKPTTLRELERYVKSCLQRKQRKPLSGSGKKQAAKSKEELAQEKERELERRLQDVRGQLSGGKKPARKEKSGSAPPGGPSRLSSSSSSESGSSSSSGSSSDSSDSE; this is encoded by the exons ATGTCCACCACGGCGGTCGCCCCCCCGGGGATCCCAGCGGCCCCGGGCCCTGTGAACCCCCCCCCGCCAGAGGTCTCCAACCCCAGCAAGCCGGGCCGCAAGACCAACCAGCTGCAGTACATGCAGAACGTGGTGGTGAAGACACTCTGGAAGCACCAGTTTGCCTGGCCCTTCTACCAGCCCGTGGACGCCATCAAGCTGAACCTGCCG GACTATCACAAGATCATCAAGAACCCGATGGACATGGGCACCATCAGGAAGAGGCTGGAGAACAGCTACTACTGGAGCGCCAGCGAGTGCATGCAGGACTTCAACACCATGTTCACCAACTGCTACATCTACAACAAG CCCACAGATGACATAGTGCTGATGGCCCAAGCCTTAGAGAAAATCTTtctgcagaaggtggcccagatgCCCCAGGAGGAGGTCGAGttactgccccccgcccccaaggGCAAAGGCCGGAAGCCCGCTGCGGGAGCCCCGAGCGCAG GTACGCACCAGGTGGCGGCCGTCTCCTCCGTCTCCCCAGCAGCCCCCTTCCAGAACGTACCCCCCACCGTCTCCCAGACGCCCGTCATTGCTGCCACCCCCGTCCCAACCATCACAGCGAACGTCACGTCGGTCCCCGTCCCCCCGGCTGCTGCCCCCCCTCCTCCCGCGACACCCATCGTCCCCGTGGTCCCTCCCACGCCGCCCGTCGTCAAG AAGAAGGGTGTGAAGCGGAAAGCGGACACGACCACGCCCACGACCTCGGCCATCACCGCCAGCCGGAGCGAGTCGCCCCCGCCGCTGTCCGAGCCCAAGCAGGCCAAGGCGGTGGGGCGGCGGGAGAGCGGGGGCCGCCCCATCAAGCCGCCCAGGAAGGACCTGGAGGACGGCGAGgtgccgcagcacgccggcaaGCGGGGCAAGCTGTCCGAGCACCTGCGCCACTGTGACAGCATCCTGAAGGAGATGCTGTCCAAGAAGCACGCGGCCTACGCCTGGCCCTTCTACAAGCCCGTGGACGCCGAGGCGCTGGAGCTGCACGACTACCACGACATCATCAAGCACCCCATGGACCTCAGCACCGTCAAA AGGAAGATGGACAGCCGTGAGTACCCGGACGCACAGGGCTTCGCCGCCGATGTCCGCTTGATGTTCTCCAACTGTTACAAGTACAACCCTCCGGACCACGAGGTGGTGGCCATGGCTAGGAAGCTGCAG GACGTCTTCGAGATGAGGTTCGCCAAGATGCCGGATGAGCCCGCCGAGACGCCGGCGCTGCCGGCCCCCGCGGCGCCCGTGGTGAGCAAGGGCGCCGAGAGCAGCCGCAGCAGCGAGGAGACCTCCTCGGACTCGGGCAGCTCTGACTCCGAGGAGGAGCGGGCCACCAGGCTGGCCGAGCTGCAGGAGCAG CTGAAGGCCGTGCACGAGCAGCTGGCCGCCCTGTCCCAGGCGCCCGTGAACAAaccaaagaagaagaaggagaagaaggagaaggagaggaagaggaaggacagGGACAAGGACAAACACAGGGCCAAGGCCGAGGAGGACAAGAAGGCCAAAGCGGCGCCGCCCGCCAAGCAGGCCCCACAGAAGAAGGCGCCCGCCAAGAAGGCCAACAGCACCGCGGCGGCCGGCAG ACAGCCGAAGAAAGGCGGCAAGCAGGCGTCGGCGTCCTACGactcggaggaggaggaggagggcctgCCCATGAGCTACGACGAGAAGCGGCAGCTGAGCCTGGACATCAACCGGCTGCCGGGGGAGAAGCTGGGCCGCGTGGTGCACATCATCCAGTCCCGGGAGCCCTCGCTGCGCGACTCCAACCCCGACGAGATCGAGATCGACTTCGAGACGCTGAAGCCCACCACGCTGCGGGAGCTGGAGCGCTACgtcaagtcctgcctgcagcgGAAGCAGCGGAAGCCGCTGT CGGGCAGCGGGAAGAAGCAGGCGGCCAAGTCCAAGGAGGAGCTGGcgcaggagaaggagagggagctggagcggCGGCTGCAGGACGTGCGCGGGCAGCTGAGCGGCGGCAAGAAGCCGGCCAGGAAAG AGAAGTCCGGCTCGGCGCCCCCGGGGGGCCCCTCCCggctcagcagcagcagctcctcgGAGTCGGGGAGCAGCAGTTCCAGCGGCTCGAGCTCCGACAGCAGCGACTCGGAGTGA
- the BRD3OS gene encoding putative uncharacterized protein BRD3OS — MSGRAPLAEKALSEGYARLRFRDTSLLVWQQQQRELQWAPAGSYLSRSRSTWYSQYGNQAILVRDRNKLEAPRDTGQSKFCTVM; from the coding sequence ATGAGTGGCCGCGCGCCGCTGGCCGAGAAGGCGCTGTCCGAGGGCTACGCGCGCCTGCGCTTCCGGGACACCTCGCTGCTCgtgtggcagcagcagcagcgggagCTGCAGTGGGCGCCGGCCGGGTCCTACCTGAGCCGCAGCCGCAGCACGTGGTACTCGCAGTACGGGAACCAGGCCATCCTGGTCCGCGACAGGAACAAGCTGGAGGCCCCCCGGGACACGGGGCAGTCCAAGTTCTGCACGGTCATGTGA